Proteins found in one Magnolia sinica isolate HGM2019 chromosome 5, MsV1, whole genome shotgun sequence genomic segment:
- the LOC131245961 gene encoding large ribosomal subunit protein uL11: MPPKFDPSQVVDVFVRVTGGEVGAASSLAPKIGPLGLSPKKIGEDIAKETAKDWKGLRVTVKLTVQNRQAKVSVVPSAAALVIKALKEPERDRKKTKNIKHSGNISIDDVIEIARVMKPRSMAKDLSGTIKEILGTCVSVGCTVDGKDPKDLQQEIADGDVEVPTE; encoded by the coding sequence ATGCCTCCGAAGTTCGATCCATCTCAGGTGGTGGACGTGTTCGTCCGCGTCACAGGAGGAGAAGTAGGCGCGGCGAGCTCACTCGCCCCGAAGATCGGGCCGTTGGGGCTGTCCCCTAAAAAGATCGGCGAGGACATCGCCAAAGAGACGGCCAAGGACTGGAAGGGTCTCCGAGTCACCGTCAAGCTGACAGTCCAAAATCGTCAGGCCAAGGTCTCGGTCGTGCCGTCCGCGGCCGCGCTCGTCATCAAAGCCCTGAAGGAGCCCGAGCGCGATCGCAAGAAGACGAAGAACATCAAGCACTCGGGTAACATTTCTATAGACGACGTTATCGAGATCGCACGTGTCATGAAACCCCGATCCATGGCCAAGGACCTCAGCGGCACCATCAAGGAAATCCTTGGCACGTGCGTCTCCGTTGGGTGTACGGTCGACGGCAAGGATCCCAAGGATCTGCAGCAGGAGATCGCTGATGGGGATGTTGAGGTCCCGACGGAGTGA